The window ATCCCGCACTTCTTCGAATGTTACATCTTTCCCCTCCTGTTTATCGCTAACCTTTAAAATGTGATAACCATATTCAGTCTTTACCGGATCACTGATGGTGTTAACGTCCATGGCAAAAGCGGCATCGGTGAAAGATTTTGTCATCTCTTTTCTCGTAATGGTTCCCAATTCTCCGCCATTTTGTGCCGAAGGACATTCAGAGTATTTTTCAACGAGTTCAACAAAATCAGCCCCTTTGTCAAGCTCAGCCTTTATAGTGCCTATCTGTTCTTTTACCTTAGTTAAACTTTCCTCATCCTTGAGATTTCTTGTATCCAGGAAAATATGGCTTACTGTTACGGTTTCTCCGCGGAATGCACTCAAATTCTCATTAAAATGCTTTATTAAATCATCTTCGGTAGTAGTCTTATTCAAATAATCGTCTATCGAGAAGGAGATATCTAGCGCAACCCTCAGCTCATCTATACTTCCGCCTTGATCTTCCAGGATCTCCTCGAGAGATTTATCCTGAGTTTCAGGATTCTTTTTCAGGTTTTCCCGATATATTTTTATTTCCTCCTCAACTCGAGCCGGATCTACCGTAATGTTTTCTTTCTTGATGAATTGCTTCAGCAGAACTTGTGTGATCAGGTCTTTTAATATCTGATTTTCGATAAGGCGCATACCTGATCTGCTCGCCTTATCTTTTATCTTGCCAACTATCCTGTCAAGTTCAATGCGAAGAATGTTTTCACCGTTGACGACCGCTATAACCTCGTTGGGATCGTGTTTGAAATCCAACCCTTCATGTATTTTTGCCAGATCATACTTTCCGTCTGATTCGGCAAAATCATGGGGATCTTTACCTTTATTCAACTTGGCAAGGTCGTCAGCTTCCATCTTCAACGCCTGCTGTTCAAAATTCAGGTTTGTAGGGCCGGAGGAAGAATAATGTCCCTTATCATCACTTTTCCCGCATCCATTTATCAGCGGGAGTAAAAAACCGAAAGAAAGTAGTGTAATAATAATTTTTGTTTTCATAATATAACTATATTCCTCATGAGTTAAGCATAAAAATAAATACAGAACGTATTTATTGTAATGCAATAATGGAGATTGTCAAAAAAAAAAGAGAGACAAAATAGATACGAGAATGGGCAAATGAGCGTAATTTAGAATAAGTAGAATTTTTACACAGTTTATAGTATATTACGTGAGCTTACGCCGTACGATTGGAAAACAGACTATTTTTAAGAGCTTTAATAAGGTAAAGAGGGGGCATGAAGATGGAAATAGTAACAAAATTTAGTACGCCGGAGATGGAATCAACAGAGGCGTTGGTAATTGGCTTGTTTGAAAATTCTAAAAATATACCGCCTGAATTAGAAAGCTGCAATAAATCCTCTGGGAGAATAATAACCCATCTGCTTCAGAGCAGAGATTTTCGTGGAAAGCTAAACGAAACGGTGATGGTTCCGACGTACAAGAAAATTTCTCCAAAGAGGATTGTATTGGTTGGTTTGGGTAAATTTGAAGAGTTCTCTCTTGATAAAATCAGGCAGGCGTATGGTACGGCTGGCAGGTTGATGCAAACCATGCAACTCAATAATTTTTCCCTTGTGCTCTCCAGCGGGAAGGACGTATCGGTAGAAGACACCTCTCGATCAATAGTAGAGGGTATTGTCTTATCTCTTTACCATTTTACGATGTATAAGACGCTAAAAAAGGGGGAGAAAACCAGCATCGATAGTATTTCCCTGCTCGTACAGGATAAGGCCGTTCTTGCCTCGGTCAGGGCTGCAGTCAAAAGTGCCCGAACAGTTGCAGATGCCGTCTGTTTTACTCGTGACATGGTAAATATGTCTGGAAGTGATGCGACTCCCTCTTACCTTGCAAATAAAGCAAGAGAGATAGCGAAAAAAACAGACATCAAATGTACTGTTTTATCAGAACCTGAGCTGAAGAGAATTGGCATGGGAGGCGTTCTGGGTGTTGCCAGAGGCAGCTCCGAACCGCCGAAATTTGTCATCCTTGAGCATAAGGCCGCGAAAAAGACCGATGAGACGATAGTCATCATCGGTAAGGGGTTAACCTTCGACTCAGGCGGTCTCTGCCTGAAACCGGGTAAAGACATGGATCTGATGAAAGGAGATATGGCAGGTGGCGCAGCAATTTTAGGTACCTTTATGGCAATATCTCATCTTAAACCATCAGTAAATGTTATTGGACTGATTCCGTGTGTT is drawn from Candidatus Scalindua sp. and contains these coding sequences:
- a CDS encoding leucyl aminopeptidase, producing the protein MEIVTKFSTPEMESTEALVIGLFENSKNIPPELESCNKSSGRIITHLLQSRDFRGKLNETVMVPTYKKISPKRIVLVGLGKFEEFSLDKIRQAYGTAGRLMQTMQLNNFSLVLSSGKDVSVEDTSRSIVEGIVLSLYHFTMYKTLKKGEKTSIDSISLLVQDKAVLASVRAAVKSARTVADAVCFTRDMVNMSGSDATPSYLANKAREIAKKTDIKCTVLSEPELKRIGMGGVLGVARGSSEPPKFVILEHKAAKKTDETIVIIGKGLTFDSGGLCLKPGKDMDLMKGDMAGGAAILGTFMAISHLKPSVNVIGLIPCVENMPNDKALKPGDIIKCLSGKTVEVINTDAEGRLILADALTYAKRYKPDAVIDIATLTGSCVVALGTFASGMFGNHSELKERIRKAGENCCEKVWELPLWDEYQELIKSHIADIKNIGGKYGGSITAACFLSNFVDDFPWVHLDIAGTFMVEKDTPYVRRGATGVGVRLLIHLIQNWKTIPDVGKKSKKKGK
- a CDS encoding peptidylprolyl isomerase codes for the protein MKTKIIITLLSFGFLLPLINGCGKSDDKGHYSSSGPTNLNFEQQALKMEADDLAKLNKGKDPHDFAESDGKYDLAKIHEGLDFKHDPNEVIAVVNGENILRIELDRIVGKIKDKASRSGMRLIENQILKDLITQVLLKQFIKKENITVDPARVEEEIKIYRENLKKNPETQDKSLEEILEDQGGSIDELRVALDISFSIDDYLNKTTTEDDLIKHFNENLSAFRGETVTVSHIFLDTRNLKDEESLTKVKEQIGTIKAELDKGADFVELVEKYSECPSAQNGGELGTITRKEMTKSFTDAAFAMDVNTISDPVKTEYGYHILKVSDKQEGKDVTFEEVRDKVKTTLFNGKTIELIGNLTKNANTEILLTEPSGGHGSMHGSASPHGGEYGASPHGGMQGVAPSGTSEHGSLGGVHQEMKPKPIGKSKEETIEDTFSLTH